From the Saccharomonospora marina XMU15 genome, the window ACACGTTGCGCGACGTCGTGCTCGTGCCCGCGGGCGGCTGGGTGCGGCTGCGGGTGCGATTCGCCGACTTCCCGGGGCGCAGTGTCTACCACTGCCACATCCTCGACCACGAGGACCTGGGGATGATGGCGACGGTGCACGTCAAGCCCTGAGCTCACACTCCTTCGTGGACCGGACCCGGCCGTTGCGGCCGTGCCCGCGACCGTGACCTCCGCCCCGTGGCGCGCCGCCCCTTCGCGTGCGGCGGGGAATACCACGCTCGATCGTGGGTAGCCCCGTGGCTGGCGAAGCACCGCGAACCGGTCGCGAGGGGTGAGTCCGGCATGAACACCAGCGGCGCACTCACGCTGTTGGCAGTGATGTTGCTGCTCGCGGCCGCGCTGTACGGCGCGGCTTTCCTGCTGCGTAGCGCTGACACGGCCGCGAACGTGCGCCCGTTCCTGTCCGGGCACGACCCCCGAGAGCACGCGGTGTCGCGGTTCCACGTCCGCTGGTACGCCGTCGCCATGATCTTCCTGGCGTTCGACATGGAGATGGTGTTCATGTTCCCGTGGACGCTGGTCGTCGCAGAAAAGGGCACCTCCGCGGTGGTGGAGATGTTCGTCTTCCTCGCCATCCTCGTCGCGGGAGTGGTCTACGCGTGGCGGGAGGGGGCGCTGCGTTGGACCTGACCGAGTTGCACCCGGCGAACCCGAAACCACGGAAGGGCCTGACATCCTGGCTGTCGCGGCGAACCCCGCCGCGGCCGCTGGTCGTGACCACCCCGGGCGGTACGCGGGCGCGGCTCGCCGCCGAGCGGGTGGTGCGGGAACGCGGCTGGTGGGAAGCCGACAGCCCGGCCGAGGCGAACCTGTTCGTCATCGCGGGCCCGTTGCCGGAGCAGCTGCGGCCCTACCTCGAGGCGGTCTGGCGGCAACTGCCGGCGCCCCGGGTACGGGTGCGACTCGAGGCCGGCGCCACCGCCACCGCCGCCGAACTGGCCGCCGCGGCGGACGCGCTGCGTGTCGCGGGCAGGCCCGACCCCGGCGCCATCTCCCGGCAGGAGGAGGACGAGGTGGGCATGGCCGACCGGTTTCCCGACCGGGACGGGCTGACGCTGGATCGGCTGCTGCTGCCGCTGGGACCCGCGCTGCCGCACTGGCCCGCCGGGCTCGCTGTGCGCGCGCAGGTGCAGGGCGACATCGTGCAGGAGGCCACCGTCGAGGTGCTGGGGCTCGACGGTGTCACGCGCGCACCGTTGTGGGCGAGCAGGCCGCCCTCGGCACGGGCGCTGGACTCCTGCGCGCGACTGCTCACCGTCGCGGGCTGGGCCGACGCCGCCGCGGGCGCCCGGAGGTTGCGCGACGGCGTGCTACGCGGTGAGCGCGACGAACCCGCGCTGGCATCGTGGGCGCGCAGGGTGCGGCGCTCGCGCACGCTTCGCTGGTCGTTGGCGGGCATCGGCAACACCGGCGAGAACGGCGTGCCCGCCGGGCTGCGGGGCGACGCGCTCGGCAGGCTCTACCGCCTCCTCGACCGGGCGATGCGACCCGACCAGGAGTCGGCTGAGCCACCCGGCACGGCCGANNNNNNNNNNNNNNNNNNNNNNNNNNNNNNNNNNNNNNNNNNNNNNNNNNNNNNNNNNNNNNNNNNNNNNNNNNNNNNNNNNNNNNNNNNNNNNNNNNNNCGCACCCGGTCGGCCGACACGCTGCTGTGGCGCGCCGCGGGCATCGCGCTGCTGTCGGCCGCGGTGCTCGCGTCGCTGGTGACACCGCTGGGGCGGTGGGCGGTCGGCGACCTGTCGGTGGGGGTGGTGTGGTTCAACGCGATGGAGGTGGTCGCCTGGGCCGCTGTGTGGCTGGCGGGGTGGGGCGCGAACTCCGCGATGGCCCTTGTGGGCGGCTACCGGTTCCTCGCGCAGGGGCTCGCCTACGAACTCCCGCACATGTTCGCGCTCACCACGGCCGCGCTCGGCGCAGGCTCGCTGCGCGTCGCCGACATCGTGGGTGCGCAGCGGGACCTGTGGTTCGTGGTATGGATGCCGGTCGCCTTCGTGGTGTTCCTCGTCTCGGTGCTGGCGATGGCGTTCTTCCGCCCGTTCGACCATCCGCTCGGCCGCGACACCGCGGGCGGCGTGCTGGCCGAACTGTCCGGAGTGGACCGGCTGGTGTTCGTGTCCGGTCGCTGGCTGCTGCTGGTGTCCGGGGCGGCGATGTCGGTGCCGCTGTTCCTCGGTGGCGGGCTGGGGCCGCTGCTGCCTGGCTGGCTGTGGACGCTGGTGAAGACGGGGCTGGCTGTGGACGCTGGTGAAGACGGCGGCAGTGCTGGCCGCGCTGGTGTTCCTCGGCCGCAGGGTACCGACGATTCGCATGGACAGGTTCGAGGAGTTGTCCTGGCTGGTGCTGGTGCCGCTGACCCTGGTGCAGGCACTCGTCGTCGCCGTGGTCGTGCTCGTGGAAGGCGGGTGAGCGCAGTCGTGTGGAGTGAGGTCGCGTTCTGGTTGTGTGCCGCGGGCGCCGTCGGCGCGGGCATGCTGGTGTTTCGGGTGGACTCGATGGCCAGGGCGACCTTCGCGCTGCTGCTGTCGTTCGTGCTGGCCGCCGTCACGCTGCTGCTGGTGGGCCTGACCTACCTCGGCGTGCTCGTCATCCTCATGATGATCATGGAGATGCTGGTGATGGCGGTCTTCATGGTCATGTACATGATGAACCCGGCCGGGCTGATGCCGATGACGATGGTGCACAACCGACGCGGCGCGATGGCGATCGCGGTGAGCACCTTCGCCGTGCTCGCCACGGGCATCCTGCTCGTCGACTGGCCGCGGTCGCCCGCCCGGCCGCCTGCAGAGCCGACCCACGCGCTCGGCGAAGCGCTCATGGGCTCGAAGATGCTGGTGATGATGGTGCTCGGGCTCGGCCTGTTCGCCACCATCGTCGCCACCGTGGTGCTGGCCACCCACCGTGGCCGCTACGAGCGCTACGGCGACCGGCTCGACCGGCGCAGGCCGGACGACCCGACGCCGGGAGGTGTCGGCCGGTGAGCCTGCAGGACTACCTGTTGCTGGCGGCCGCGCTGTTCAGCGTGGGGCTTTACGGGGCGCTGTCGCAGCAGTCGATCGTCATGATCATGATGGGGCTGGAGCTGATCCTCAACGCGGTGATCGTCGGCGCGGCGGGGTTTTGGTACTTCACCTCCCCCGTTCGCCCGGACGGTCAGGTACTGGTGGTGCTGGCCGTGACGGCCATGGCCATCGAGATGGCCGTCGGCTTCGCCGTCACCACGGCACTGTTTCGCGCCCGCGACGTGGACATGACCGACATGGCCTCGGATCTGCGGGAGTGACGGCGGATGCTGTGGGCGCTGGTGACCGTTCCCCTCGCGGCGGGGGTTGGCCTGCTGGTGTGGGGCAGGCGCGCCGACCGGGCCGCGGCTGCGGTGGCACTCGTCGCGGCCGTGCTGTCGTCGGCGCTGGCGATCGCATGCGCCGTCGTCAGGCCCTCGGCTTCGGTGTCCTATTTGGAGGGCATTTCGTTCGGGCTGCGGGTGGACGGGCTCTCCTCGGTCATGGTGGTGACCGTGACGGTGGTGGCGCTCGCCGTGCTGGTGTCCGGCGCGGGCGAGTTCGGCGCGGGCCAGGCCCGGCCCCGGTTCTTCGGGCTGCTGCTGGTGTTCGTCGCCGCGATGCTGGTGACCGTCACCGCCACCACGCTGCTGTCGCTGCTGATGGCGTGGGAGGTGATGGGTGCGATGTCCTACGCGCTGATCGGCCTGCACTGGCGGCGCGACCGAAACGTCGAGTCGGGCAACATCGCCTTCCTCACCACAAGGGCCGCCGACCTCGGCCTTTATCTCGCGGCGGGCGCGGCGCTGGCGGGCGGAGCGGACGGCCTGGCGCTGGCGGGGCTCGCGTCGCTGCCGGGCGGGTGGCGCGACGCCGTCGCGGCGGGCGTGGTGCTGGCAGCGCTCGGCAAGTCCGCCCAGTTGCCGTTCAGTTTCTGGTTGTCCAGAGCGATGGACGGCCCCAGCCCGGTGTCCGCGCTGCTGCACTCCGCGACGATGGTGGCCGCCGGGGCGTACCTGTTGCTGCGTATGCAGCCGCTGCTGGCCGCCACGGGCTGGGCAGCCTCGGTGGTGACCTGGGTCGGCATGGTCACGGCGCTGGCGCTGGGCGCGGTGGCGCTCGCGCAGCCCGACCTCAAACAATTGCTGGCCGCGTCCACGTGCGCGCAACTGGGGTTCATGGTGGTGGCCGCGGGGGCGGGAGGCATCGCAGCAGGCAGCGCGCACCTGGTGACCCACGCGGTGACCAAGAGCCTGCTGTTCCTGGCCGCTGGTGCATGGCTGACCGCTTTGGGCACCCGGGACCTGGGGCGGTTGCGTGGCGCCGCTCGACGTTACCCGCTCGTGGGCGGCTCGTTCGTGGTCGGCGCGGCCTGCCTCGCCGGGCTGGCACCACTGTCCATGTGGGCCACCAAGGACCAGGTGCTGGCGGTGGCGCTGCACGAGTCGACGCCGCTGTACCTGCTCGGACTCGCGGCCTCGGCACTGTCGGCGGGCTACGCCGCGCGTGCGGCCGTGCTGGTGCTGGCTCCGCCACCGCAGACCCGACCCGGTCCGCCGGTGGCGGCGGCACAGCGATACCCGTTGCCACCGCTGGCGGCGGGTGCGGCACTGCTCGGCGTGCTCGCCGTGCACGGCGTGTGGACCGCCTACGCGGATGTGGTGGCGGGCGTCGCGCTGCCGACACCGGTGTGGTGGGAGTACCTGCTTTCCGCCGGGATCGCGCTGGTGGCGGCCGCCGCGGCGGCCGGTGTCGTGCGCAGGCTCGGCGACGTGCCGTCACAACGGCGGCTCGCGGACTGGTTCGGCCTGGAACGGCTGGCCTACCTCGGCATCGTCGCGCCCGCGCTGAGCGGGACGCGGGCGCTGGCGCGGTTCGACGACCGGGTGGTCGACGGCGGCGTGCGTGCCGTCGGCACGTTCGGCACGGCACTGGCCCGGCTCACCGACAACCGGCTGGAATGGTCGCTCGATTCGGCCGTGAGCACCGTGACCCGGCTGTTCCGCACGCTCGGCCGGTTGGCAAAGCGCCCGCAGACGGGGCAGCTGCACCAGTACTACGCGCAGGCGTTCGTGGCGCTGGCGGCGCTGGCGGCGCTGCTGATCCTGATTACGGCGGTGAGGTGAGCGTGCTCAGTATCGTGGTGTTCTGGCCGCTGGCGGTCGCGGTGGTGCTGCTGGCGGTGCCCCGGCTCGGCGACTCCGTGGTGCGGTGGGCATGGGTGGTGGCCACCGCCGTCGAGGTGGCGCTGGTGGTGACGCTGTGGGTGGCCTACACCCCCGGCGCCTCCGGCTTCGGGTACGAGGTGAACCGGCGCTGGATTCCCACCGTCGACTCCGGATACCACGTCGGCGTCGACGGGCTCAGCCTGCCGCTGGTGGCGGTGACCGCGGTGCTGTTCCTGGCGTGCGCGGTGTACTCGCTGCGGCAGACCCACCGGGTCAGGGCGTTCGTGGCGCTGTTCCTGTTCCTGTTCCTGGAGACGGTGTGCCTCGGGGTGTTCGTTGCGCTGGACCTGATCCTGTTCTTCGTCTTCTTCGATCTGTCCATCGTGGGCATGTACTTCGTCATCTCCGGCTGGGGGCATCGTGACGCGGCACGCGCGGCGCTGAAGTTCTTCCTCTACACCTTCGTCGGCTCGCTGGCGCTGCTGCTGGGTTTCATCGGGCTGTACGTCGCGGCGGACCCGGGCACGTTCGACATCGTGCGACTGTCCGAACTCAACCCGCTCGCCGGGCAGGGCACCTTCGGTGTGCTGGTGCTGCTGGCGATCGTGATCGGGCTGGCGATCAAGACGCCCACCGTGCCGTTCCACACCTGGCTTCCGCCCGCGCACACCGAGGCCCCAGCGGCGGGCTCGGCGATCCTGGCCGGGGTGTTGCTGAAGCTGGGTACCTACGGGTTCGTGCGCGTGGCCATGCCGCTGCTGCCCGCCACCTGGCGCGACTACGCGCCCGTGATCGTGGTGGTGGGGGTACTGAGCGTGCTCTACGGTGCGCTGGTGGCGCTCAGCCAGCGCGACTTCAAACGGATGATCGCCTACACGTCGGTGAACCACATGGGCTACGTGATCCTCGCGGTCGGCGCGGCGGGTCTGCTCGCCGGATCGAACGCGCAGGCGCACGACCTCGCCGTCACCGGAGCCGTGACCCAGATGGTGAGCCACGGGTTGATCACCGGTGCGCTGTTCCTGCTCGCGGGCGTGCTGTTCGAACGGGGACGCACCTACGACATGGGCTCCTACGGCGGGCTGGCGGCGCGGGCCCCGAGGTTCGCGTGGCTGACCGCGCTCGCCGCGTTCGCCTCCCTCGGCCTACCGGGCTTCTCCGGGTTCATCGCGGAGTTCCAGATCTTCACCGGCTCGCTCGCGGGCGCGCCGGTGGCCACGGCGCTGGCCTTCCTCGGCATCCTCGTCACGGCCGCGCTGTTCCTGCGCGCATACCAACGGCTGTTCCTCGGCGCGCCCCGGTCGGCCACCGGCGGGGTCGTCGCAGACCTCACCGTGGCCGAGACGGTCTCGATCGCCCCGCTGATGGCGCTGGCCGTGGTGATCGGGTTGTTCCCGCGGTTCCTGCTGGACACGATCGAGCCCGCCGCCCGCACCCTCGGTTCGCTGCTGAGTCGCTGACATGAGGGCGACGATGCTGACGCAACTGTGGCTGCTGCTGCCCGAACTGCTGCTCACCGGCAGCGCCGTGCTCGGCCTGCTGCTGGGCTCCTTCCTGCCCCGGCGGCGGCAGTGGCTGGTGCGCGCGCTGGCCTTCTCGAGCTGCGCGGCGGGCGCGGTGGCGGCGGTGGCGTTCTGGGGCGAGCACACCACCGTGTTCGAGGGCGCCTACGCGCTCGACGTGGCCACCGCCACGGTGCGCGTGGCGGTGCTCGGCTCGGTGGCGCTGGTGCTGGCGCTGGCCGCCCCAGGGGTGCGCGGTGATCGGCGCGAGACCGAGTTCGTGGTGCTGTTGCTGCTCGGAGCGCTCGGCGCGGTCGTACTCGCGGGCGCGAACGACCTGCTGCTGCTCGCCGCGGCCTACCTCCTCGCCAGCGTCCCGCTGTACGCGCTCACCGCGTTCGCCAAGGACGCACCCGGCACCGAGGCGGCGATGAAGTACTACCTGATGGGCGCGCTGCTGGGGGTGATTATGCTGTTCGGCCTGACGGTGCTGCTGGGACTGGGCCGATCCACGGCGTACCCGCTGCTGGCGCAGACCCTGCCGGGCTCGGCCACCGCCGCGCTCGCCACCGGTGCCGTGCTGTTGCTGGCAGGGCCGCTGTTCAAGGCGGGGGCGGTCCCCGCGCACTTCTGGGTGCCCGATGTGGCCGAAGGCGCCAAGCCTTCGGTGGCAGCGCTGGTCACCACGATCCCGAAGCTCGGGGCGATCGTGGCGGTCTACCGGTTCGTCGCGGAGCCGCTCGCCGCCACCGGAGTGGACTGGCGAATGCTGCTGGCGGTGCTGGCGACCGCGACCATGACGCTGGGCAACCTGGCCGCGTTCTTCCAGGACAACGTGCGAAGGCTGCTGGGTTACTCGACGATCAGCCAGGTCGGCTACCTGCTGATGGCGGTGGCGGCGGCGGGTACCGCGCTGGCGCTGCCCAGCCTGTTGCTCTACCTCATCGCGTACGCGGTGACCAATCTCGGTGCGTTCGCCGTGGTGGCCGCCGTGCCCGCCGCCCGCACCGTTGGCGACTACCGGGGTCTGGCGCGAAGCAGGCCCTGGCTGGCGCTGAGCCTGGTGGTGTGCCTGCTCGGGCTCGTCGGCACCCCGCCGACCGGGGTCTTCGCCGGGAAGCTCGCGGTGTTCACCGCCGCCTTCGAGGCCGGCCTCGGCTGGCTCGTCGTGGTGGCCGTGGTGAACACGGTGGCGAGCCTGTTCTACTACCTGCGCTGGGTCGCGCCCGCGGTGAGCCGCGACGGCCGAGGTTCCGCCGTCCCGGCGGCGGCGTGGCCCTCGGTCACCGCCTACGTCGCCGCGGTGGTGTCGCTGGCGCTGGGGCCGCTGGCGGGTCTGCTGCTCACGGCGGTCGGTGCGGGCCCTTCCCCACTGTCGTGACTCAGCGGTCGCGGCGGTGGTGCGGGATGCCGAGGGTGACGTGATCGGCGTAGTCCAGTGCCTCGGCGACCAGCGCGCTCAGGTGATCGCTTGCCACGCGGTAGAGCACCCTTCTGCCGTCCTTGCGCGCGTGCACCAGTCCGGCCAGCCGCAGCCGGCCGAGGTGCTGCGACACCGAGGAGCGCGAGGCGGGCACCCTGGCACTGAGCGTGCTGACGTCCTGCTCGGTGGTCAGCAGGCTCAGCAGTTGCAGCCGGGTGGGGTCGGCCAGCAGCGCCAGTACCTGCGCGGCCTCGGCGAACCGATCGGCCTCGGCCCGCAGGCCCCCGGAGACGTCGTCGTGCGCGCGCATGCTTGCATGATTGCGCGTCGTTCGCCAAGCTGGCAAGGGCAACGCCGGAACGGAGGGTTCGCTTCATGGGTCGAGGGCACGAGCACGGACACGGGCACGGCCACGGTCGGGAGCGCGCGGGTGGCGTGCGCTCGGTGGTGGCGGGCCTTCGCCACCTGCTGACGCCACACAGCCATGACAGCGCCGACCGGATCGACACCGCGCTGGAGGCCAGCAGGCGGGGAATGCGCACGCTGGGCTGGTCCTTCGTCGCGTTGCTGGTCACCGCGGCCGTACAGGCGGTGGTGGTGCTGTTCACCGGTTCCGTGGCGCTGCTGGGCGACACGATCCACAACGTCGCCGACGCGCTGACCGCGGTGCCGGTGGCGATCGCATTCGTACTCGGCAGGCGGGTGGCCACCCGGCGCTTCACCTACGGTCTCGGGCGCGCGGAGGACCTGGCGGGACTGGTCGTGGTCCTGATCATCGCGGCCTCGGCCGTGCTGGCCGGATACGAGTCGGTGCACAGGCTGCTGGACCCGCAGCCGGTCACGAACCTGTGGGCGGTGGCGCTCGCGGGCGCGATCGGGTTCGCGGGCAACGAACTGGTCGCGCGCTGGCGCATCACGGTCGGGCGGCAGATCGGCTCGGCCGCGCTGGTGGCCGACGGGATGCACGCGCGCGTGGACGGCTTCACGTCGCTTGCCGTGGTGCTCGGCGCGGCCGGGGTGGCCGTGGGTTTCCCGCTCGCCGACCCGCTGATCGGACTGGCCATCACGGTCGCGATCCTGTTCGTGCTGCGCGACGCGGCGAGGGAAGTGCTGCGCAGACTCATGGACGCGGTGGACCCCGCGGCTGTCGAGCAAGCCGAGCGGACGGCGCTGGGTGTGGCGGGTGTACTCGACGCGGGTGAGGTGCGGATACGCTGGATCGGGCACAGCCTGCACGCCGAACTCGCGGTGACGGTCGCGGCCGAGCTGACGGTGCGCCAGGCTCATCTGATAGCACACCAGGTGGAGCACGACCTGCTGCACGCCATTCCCCGGCTGGCCAAGGCGGTTGTGCACACCCAACCCGCCGCGGGGGCCGACGAGGCCCACGCCCTGCTGGCCCACCACCGCTGACCACAACTCGCGAGTCCCCCGCTCCCGTCCGCGAGTCCCCCGCTCCCGTCCGCGAGTTCTGCGCTCCCGACTACGGATGTGCAGCCACGTACCGCCCGGGCACAACCGGATCACGCCCGCCCGAGGATTGTCGCCTGCTGTCTGCCAATGTTGCCCGAGTCGATCGAGGAGGTACGGTGACCGATCCCCTGGCGCAGCTCACGTGGCTGGACGGCGACAACCCGCTGGACGACATCTTCTGCGTCTCCTTCTTCCACCAGCTCGCTCCGCGCGAGGTGTTGCGCCGCTTCGGCGCCCCCTCACCCGAGGGCGAGCGGATGACGTTCGACGATCTCATCGAGGTGGTCAGCAGGCACGTCGAACAGACACAAGGTGCGAGCGGTAGCGGGTACGTCGGGGTGGTCCGTTGCGGCGAATGGAGCGTGGCGATCGAGCCGTACGGGTGGGAAGGCACGCTGCCCGAGGTGATCACCGGGCTGTCGCTGTCCAGCGAGGTCGTGGCGATCAACCGGCATGACTACGCCGAGGACCACTTCGTCCACGCGGTGGACGGCACCGTCATCACGGGCCTGCTGCCGGATGTGCCGAGCCAGCGATACGGCAGCGAACCGGAGCGGCTCGTGCCGTTGCTGCGCGAGGTCGGCCTGGATCCGCTGGAGGAGGACGGTGAACGCCCCGAGTTCCCGATCGCTTCGGCTTTCGCGGTGGCGGCCAGGATGACGGGTGTGCTCTTCACTCCGCAGTTGCTGAACCAACCGCTGCTCGTGGGTGACATCCGGACGTAGCCGTCGGCCGCCGAAACGTTGTCGCGGCGACCGGGCCTCGCGAGCGGCCCGGGCAGGCGGCCACCCGCGCACGTGAGGTCTACACCACCTGCTCGTTCTGTGTGTCGTCCTGCTCGGTGAGCTTCCACTTGAGCTGGAACTCGACCTCCTCCTCGACCGCACCGCGCTCGTGTTCGACGGAGAACTGCGCGCCCGCCGGAACGTTGATGCGCTCGCCCGCGATCTGGATCCGGAACGGCTTGCCCGACTCCAGGGCGTCGGCGAGGCGCCGCAACTTGGCGACCACCTCCGAGGTGGAGTAGAACCGCTCGACGTCTCGTGGTGCGTCCGACACGACAACCTCCCAGTGTGGTGACCCGGATTCGTCGCGTGACATTCAACCGCATGACCGCACCGGGGAACTCGCGGGCGAGAGCGGGGGGCTCGCCGACGGGAACGGGGGACTCGCCGACGGGAACGGGGGACTCGCGGGTCAGGGCACCACGGCTGAAGCGATGGCCAGGTATATCAGGATCGACAGCAGGTCCTGCACCACGGTGGCCAGCGGGCCGGACCCGTAGACCGGGTCCGTACCCAACCGGGACAGCAGCCACGGCAACACCATCGCCACCAGCGTCGCCACCGCGCACGCGGCGAACAACGCCAGCCCCACCGCGACGGCGACCGCGAGGTCGCCCCAGAACACGACCGTCAGCGCCAGCGCACCGGCCGCGAGCAACAGCCCGATCAACACACCGGTGACAGCCTCGCGCAGCGCGACCCGACCTACCGGCACCCCGACCGAAAGGCCGCGCACCACGAGAGTCTCGGTCTGCGTGCCGACGGCGTCGGCGAGATACACCACGGCGGGCACGAAGAACGCCAGCAGCACCTGCCGGTCCAGCAGGCTCTCGAACGCCCCCACCACTCCTGCCGACAGCATGGCGCCGGTCAGCCCGAGCAGCAGCCAGGGCAACCTGTGCCACAGCCTGCGCGGAACCCGCTCCACCGTGGCCTGCCGCGCGGCCGAGGCGGTGCCGAGGAAACCGCCGAGCCGGGCAAGGTCCTCGTCGTGCTCGGCCAGCAGCACCCCCATCAGCCGCTGCGCGGGGATCAGCCCGAGAAACCGCCGGTCCTCGTCGACGACCGCCAGCCCCGGCTCGTCGTGCCGCACGGCCGCCCACGCCGCGCGTTCCTGCGCGGCGTCCGGTGATACGACCGGCGGGTCGGGGTCCATCACCTCGGACACGACGGCCTTCGGCCGGGCAGCGAGCAGCCGCTCGACGGTGGTCAGGCCGACGAGTCGCTCACCCTCGCACACGGCCGCCAGCGCGGCGGTGTCGAACCGCCGCCCCCGCAGCCGGTCCAGTACGTCGGCGACGCTGTCGCCGGGTGCGCAAACCGGAACTCTGCGGGTGGCGTGCTGTGCGGCCGTGCCGAGAGTGGCGGACCCGGTGGATACGTCGGTGGCGGTCATGGCCCATTGTCACGTGGCCGTACCGCCCCGGGCATGCTCACGGCTTGAGCAGCACCTTGGTGTAGCCCTCCTCGCGACGGTCGAAGCGCGCGTAGGCATCGGCAGCCTCCTCCAGCGGGCGGCGCTGCGACACCACGAAGCTGGGCCGTGCCCTGCCCGCGATGATGAGGTCGCGCAGCTGGCGGTTGTACGCCTTGACGTTGGCCTGGCCGGTGCCCATGCGCAGGCCCTTCTCGAAGAAGCGGCCCACGTCCACCAGCAGCCTGCCCTTCTTGGCGTCCTCGCTGGGACCACCGGGGTCGTTGGGCAGGTACAGCCCCACCACCCCGAGCGAACCGGTGGCGCGCACCGTCTCGATGAGGTCGTTGAGCACCACCGACGGCTGCTCCTCGCCCTCGGGGACGGTGGCCTGGTAGCCGACAGCGTCGATACCACGGTCGGTGCCGCCGAGGGTGCGCTCCTGGATCTGCTCCGGCGCGCTGCCCTGGGTGAAGTCGATCGGGACCGCCCCGATCTCCTCGGCCAGCCGCAGCCGGTCGGGGACCTTGTCGACGACGAACACCTGCGAGGCGCCACGCAGGATCGAGGAGTAGGCGGCCATCAGCCCGACCGGGCCCGCGCCGTACACCGCGACGGTGTCACCCGGCGAAACACCGGCCAGCTCGGTGGAGTGATACCCGGTGGGGAAGATGTCGGCCAGCATCGCGAAGTCGTCCTCGTGCTGCTCACCTCGCGGCAGCTGCAGGCAGTTGAAGTCGGCGAACGGCACCCGCAGGTACTCGGCCTGCCCGCCCTTGTACGGGCCCATGCCGACGTAGCCGTAGGCACCGCCCGCGAAGCCGGGGTTCACCGTCAGGCAGAACCCGGTCCTGCCCGCGAGGCAGTTTCGGCAGAAGCCGCAGGCGATGTTGAACGGCAGGGACACCCGGTCGCCCGCCCGGACGGTTTCGACGCCGGAACCGACCTCGGTCA encodes:
- a CDS encoding DUF6461 domain-containing protein, which produces MTDPLAQLTWLDGDNPLDDIFCVSFFHQLAPREVLRRFGAPSPEGERMTFDDLIEVVSRHVEQTQGASGSGYVGVVRCGEWSVAIEPYGWEGTLPEVITGLSLSSEVVAINRHDYAEDHFVHAVDGTVITGLLPDVPSQRYGSEPERLVPLLREVGLDPLEEDGERPEFPIASAFAVAARMTGVLFTPQLLNQPLLVGDIRT
- a CDS encoding NADH-quinone oxidoreductase subunit N, with product MLTQLWLLLPELLLTGSAVLGLLLGSFLPRRRQWLVRALAFSSCAAGAVAAVAFWGEHTTVFEGAYALDVATATVRVAVLGSVALVLALAAPGVRGDRRETEFVVLLLLGALGAVVLAGANDLLLLAAAYLLASVPLYALTAFAKDAPGTEAAMKYYLMGALLGVIMLFGLTVLLGLGRSTAYPLLAQTLPGSATAALATGAVLLLAGPLFKAGAVPAHFWVPDVAEGAKPSVAALVTTIPKLGAIVAVYRFVAEPLAATGVDWRMLLAVLATATMTLGNLAAFFQDNVRRLLGYSTISQVGYLLMAVAAAGTALALPSLLLYLIAYAVTNLGAFAVVAAVPAARTVGDYRGLARSRPWLALSLVVCLLGLVGTPPTGVFAGKLAVFTAAFEAGLGWLVVVAVVNTVASLFYYLRWVAPAVSRDGRGSAVPAAAWPSVTAYVAAVVSLALGPLAGLLLTAVGAGPSPLS
- a CDS encoding cation diffusion facilitator family transporter, coding for MGRGHEHGHGHGHGRERAGGVRSVVAGLRHLLTPHSHDSADRIDTALEASRRGMRTLGWSFVALLVTAAVQAVVVLFTGSVALLGDTIHNVADALTAVPVAIAFVLGRRVATRRFTYGLGRAEDLAGLVVVLIIAASAVLAGYESVHRLLDPQPVTNLWAVALAGAIGFAGNELVARWRITVGRQIGSAALVADGMHARVDGFTSLAVVLGAAGVAVGFPLADPLIGLAITVAILFVLRDAAREVLRRLMDAVDPAAVEQAERTALGVAGVLDAGEVRIRWIGHSLHAELAVTVAAELTVRQAHLIAHQVEHDLLHAIPRLAKAVVHTQPAAGADEAHALLAHHR
- a CDS encoding complex I subunit 4 family protein; protein product: MLSIVVFWPLAVAVVLLAVPRLGDSVVRWAWVVATAVEVALVVTLWVAYTPGASGFGYEVNRRWIPTVDSGYHVGVDGLSLPLVAVTAVLFLACAVYSLRQTHRVRAFVALFLFLFLETVCLGVFVALDLILFFVFFDLSIVGMYFVISGWGHRDAARAALKFFLYTFVGSLALLLGFIGLYVAADPGTFDIVRLSELNPLAGQGTFGVLVLLAIVIGLAIKTPTVPFHTWLPPAHTEAPAAGSAILAGVLLKLGTYGFVRVAMPLLPATWRDYAPVIVVVGVLSVLYGALVALSQRDFKRMIAYTSVNHMGYVILAVGAAGLLAGSNAQAHDLAVTGAVTQMVSHGLITGALFLLAGVLFERGRTYDMGSYGGLAARAPRFAWLTALAAFASLGLPGFSGFIAEFQIFTGSLAGAPVATALAFLGILVTAALFLRAYQRLFLGAPRSATGGVVADLTVAETVSIAPLMALAVVIGLFPRFLLDTIEPAARTLGSLLSR
- a CDS encoding NADH-quinone oxidoreductase subunit J, yielding MWSEVAFWLCAAGAVGAGMLVFRVDSMARATFALLLSFVLAAVTLLLVGLTYLGVLVILMMIMEMLVMAVFMVMYMMNPAGLMPMTMVHNRRGAMAIAVSTFAVLATGILLVDWPRSPARPPAEPTHALGEALMGSKMLVMMVLGLGLFATIVATVVLATHRGRYERYGDRLDRRRPDDPTPGGVGR
- the nuoK gene encoding NADH-quinone oxidoreductase subunit NuoK — encoded protein: MSLQDYLLLAAALFSVGLYGALSQQSIVMIMMGLELILNAVIVGAAGFWYFTSPVRPDGQVLVVLAVTAMAIEMAVGFAVTTALFRARDVDMTDMASDLRE
- a CDS encoding proton-conducting transporter transmembrane domain-containing protein — protein: MLWALVTVPLAAGVGLLVWGRRADRAAAAVALVAAVLSSALAIACAVVRPSASVSYLEGISFGLRVDGLSSVMVVTVTVVALAVLVSGAGEFGAGQARPRFFGLLLVFVAAMLVTVTATTLLSLLMAWEVMGAMSYALIGLHWRRDRNVESGNIAFLTTRAADLGLYLAAGAALAGGADGLALAGLASLPGGWRDAVAAGVVLAALGKSAQLPFSFWLSRAMDGPSPVSALLHSATMVAAGAYLLLRMQPLLAATGWAASVVTWVGMVTALALGAVALAQPDLKQLLAASTCAQLGFMVVAAGAGGIAAGSAHLVTHAVTKSLLFLAAGAWLTALGTRDLGRLRGAARRYPLVGGSFVVGAACLAGLAPLSMWATKDQVLAVALHESTPLYLLGLAASALSAGYAARAAVLVLAPPPQTRPGPPVAAAQRYPLPPLAAGAALLGVLAVHGVWTAYADVVAGVALPTPVWWEYLLSAGIALVAAAAAAGVVRRLGDVPSQRRLADWFGLERLAYLGIVAPALSGTRALARFDDRVVDGGVRAVGTFGTALARLTDNRLEWSLDSAVSTVTRLFRTLGRLAKRPQTGQLHQYYAQAFVALAALAALLILITAVR
- a CDS encoding ArsR/SmtB family transcription factor, with the protein product MRAHDDVSGGLRAEADRFAEAAQVLALLADPTRLQLLSLLTTEQDVSTLSARVPASRSSVSQHLGRLRLAGLVHARKDGRRVLYRVASDHLSALVAEALDYADHVTLGIPHHRRDR
- a CDS encoding NADH-quinone oxidoreductase subunit A; the encoded protein is MNTSGALTLLAVMLLLAAALYGAAFLLRSADTAANVRPFLSGHDPREHAVSRFHVRWYAVAMIFLAFDMEMVFMFPWTLVVAEKGTSAVVEMFVFLAILVAGVVYAWREGALRWT